The genomic stretch GGTGGGAAAAAGAAGGTTGAAAAGCTTAGTACAACCCTCACTGCTATCAGATCTGTGCTCATTGATGCTGAGAAAAAGCAAGTGAAAGAAAGGAGTGTGCGGGTTTGGTTAGAACAGCTTGAGGCCATATCTTATGACTTGGATGACTTGCTAGATGAATGGAACACCAAGATCTGTGAACCAAAAAGAATGGAGATAATGGACCATCATCATTCTTCCCTTTCCAAGAAGATGGTACGTCTCTCCAACTTTCTTTCTCCATGTTTTTGTGTCAATCAACTTGTTATGCATCGTGATATTGGTAGCAAGATGGAATGTATTAAAGAAAGACTAGATGAGGTTGCAAATGAGAAAGACAAGTACCATTTTAATCTTGACGGCAAGACGGAAGAAGCAGAGCGACAGGAAACTACACCTCTAATTGATGTTTCAGAGGTATGCGGTCGGGACTTCGATAAAGATACTATAATAAGTAAGCTGTGTGAAGAATTCGAAGAAGAGAACTGCCCTCATGTTGTCTCCATAGCTGGGATGGGAGGCATGGGAAAGACAACTCTTGCTCAGTTGGTGTTCAGTGATGATAAAGTGACTGCTCATTTCGAGCACAGAATCTGGGTGTGTGTTTCCGAGCCTTTTGATAGGATCCGGATTGCAAAAACGATCATTAATGCTTTTGATGGAGTTGATGCTTTTGATGAACTCCATACGTACATATGGTGGCAACATTCGCAAGAACATCTGCGCAAGTCTGTCATGGGAAAGAAGTTCCTTCTTGTGCTGGATGATGTATGGACTGATGACTTCAGGATATGGGAACCAATAAAGGTACCCCTTAAATCTGGAGCCCCAGGGAGTAGAATTTTAGTGACTACAAGGAATGAGGGAGTTTCAAAAATGATGGATGCTTCTTACATGCTCCCTCTAGGTAAATTGTCTCCTGAGGATTCTTGGTCATTGTTTAGTAAATTTGCTTTCTACGGAAAGAGCAGAGAGGATCGTGATAATTTAGAAGAAATTGGTAGAGAAATTGCAGACAAATGCCAAGGTCTGCCTCTGGCTGTTAAGTCCTTAGGGAGTCTAATGCGCTTCAAGGAAACGAAACAAGCTTGGGAGAATGTCCTTCACAGTGAATTGTGGGAATTGGAAGAAGCTGAAAGGGGAATTTTTCCTCATCTGTTATTGAGTTATCATGACTTGTCATCCCCCATTAAACGGTGTTTTGCATTTTGTGCTATTTTCCCTAGAGATCATAAGATAGAGAGAGACACTTTGATACAGCTTTGGATGGCTCAAGGTTTCCTTGTTCCAACGGGAAGTGTTGAAATGGAGCAAATAGGTGCAGAGTATTTTGATAACTTAGTAATGCGGTCATTCTTTCAAGATTTGGAAAGAGACAAGGATGATTTCAGCATTGTTGCTTGCAGGATGCATGACATTGTGCAAAGCTTTGCCCAGTTTCTTTCAAAGAACCAATGCTTCGTTATCGAATTTGATGACAACAAAGTGTTAGAGCTGAATACAAAAGCCCGTCACATGACCTTAATGGGTAAAGAGGAACAGTTTCATCCCGTCATTTTCAACCTGAAAAATCTACGGACACTGCAGGTCCTACAAAAGAATGTGAAGACAGCTCCTCCTGATCTATTTCATGGCATGCAGTGCCTTAGGGGATTGGATTTGAACCATACTTCAATTACAAGACTACCGAGTGCTATTGGTAGACTTTTTCATTTAAGATGGTTAAATTTATCTGGCTTGAATTTTGTAGTGCTGCCTGATACTATCTGTAAGTTGTATAATTTGCTGGCCTTAAAACTTCATGGTTGTAGACGTCTTCGTAGACTACCTAGAGGCCTCGGAAAGCTAATCAACCTGAGATATCTTAATATTGAAGAGACCGAAAGCCTTAGCGTATTGCCACAAGGAATTGGGAGATTAAGTAACCTCCGCACTTTGAGCAAGTTTTGTATTGGTGAGAATGGGGAAGGATGTAATGTTGGAGAACTGAAAAACCTCAATCATCTCAGAGGGCATCTGGAAATAAGTGGGCTAGAGAAGGTCAGAGATGTGAATGAAGTGATGGAGGCGAACTTGAAAAATAAGGAGCACCTAAGAAGTTTGGATCTAGCATTCTCGTTCGGAGGGCAAGAGCTGATCACAAATGTTCTTGAAGCTTTGCAACCACATCCTAACTTGGAAGCTTTACTTGTTTACGACTATGGTGGATCAATTTTGCCCAGCTGGATGTCATTGCTTACAAAGATGAAAGATTTGAAACTCCTCAGATGTGTAAACTGCAAGGAGTTGCCTCCTTTAGGGAAACTCCCATCTCTAGAAAAACTTCTGATAGGACACTTAAACAATGTAAAATGCGTTGGTGTTGAGTTTCTTGGGATAGATCCTGTCACAGATCAAAATTCTGTTACAGAATCAATTGTTTTATTCCCAAAGTTGAAAGAGCTCACCTTTCGCTATATGGTGGAGTGGGAAAACTGggatacaacaacaataacctCAGCTGCAACAAGGAGGACAATGCCATGTCTGCGCTCATTATCACTCTATGATTGCCCCAAGCTTAAGGCAATACCAGAAGGCCTCAAGCAGAGGCCTCTGGAGGAATTGATCATCACCAGGTGCCCCATTTTGGAACAGCAATGATGTAGCCATGGCCTTCCAATTGACTAGCACTTCTTGACAAACCATGCACTACCTGGAAATTTTGGTCAAGTCATGATTCTGTCAAGTGCTGAGTTTTGTTTTCGTATATTTCAAAAGCTTTCCAACTATTATTTCTAGAAGTTCTGTttgtctaatttgggatttctggcttcatttaattaaactttgcaTAGTATTCAGCTCATCCACAATTCATTTATAGCATCCACAAACCAATGTTCTGTGGAAAAACTTGGTTTGGAAATTGCATTCTTTATTGTCTATCTTATTTGGAATTTAGATTAGTTCGTAAAAGAACACTAGTTGCGGTAGCTGAATCTCGGGTTGTCATGACTGCATGATATCAGCTTCATGGTGTAATGCCACCAACACTGTGgactcttgaaaaaaatgctTGCAAATAAAGTAATCTCAATCAATAACTTGTTCGGAAGAGGATtaagaagacaaaaaagaaagggaatcTCAGGATTTTATTGCTATGGAATTACAATCCTATCTTAAATAGTCTTACAAATAACAGCTAAAACTAACTAGACAAAGACAAGAATAGTTAATATTAACTACTACTTCTACTTAAATTATTGGTTTTGTTTACTGGAAATCAACTGCTCCTTCCGCATTGCTGGGATCTTAGCATGCACACAATATTTCAATTCATTGGAACTTGCATCAATGTAATTGTTAGCTTTAGCACCATTCTTTCTTTTGTTAGACTCAATTTGTTTCTTTacttttgactttgtttttaatgttcttGATCATTAGAACTTACATCAATTTACTCTCTCCAAGCAACTTGCCTCAGGCAAGTAATGTTTGGTATAGTCTTGAAGTAATTGAGGATTAAGGTGATGAACTTCACTGCCTTTGTAACCACATTGCCTCCGAGTTGGAGTTGGGTTTGGATGCCCATTTCACCAATCTGAAGTGTTAATATTGaatcaacaactttttttgTTGGCTAAACTCGAGGGATTGTTGAAGGAGGATTCTCCACTTCTGAATGGATACAGAACCATAATAAGTTGTAAGATCTTTCATATTGAAAATTGGACTAAACTAGAAATTTGTTGGTACATCAATTAAAAAGGCATTAGTTACCAACTTCATAAGGATCTTGAATGGACCACCTCTCCTAGCATGCAATTTGTTATATGTTATAGGGGGAAACCTTCCAGGTCATAATATGACTAAAAACAAGTCCACTTCCTTAAAATATAGCTCCCTCATGTGTCTATTAGCTTGTGTAGCATATTTTACAACCTGATCTGCCAAAATCCAACCttgtttcattagttttttgaGGTAGAGGCAAGGAAGTGACATCTATAGGAATCTTAGAGTTTAACCCATAGATCAATTCAAATTCTGTGATGCATGTTATTtgattgacataattattgtaCGCAAATTCAACTTGTGGTAAAATTAAATCCTAATTTACAACGTGATCATTAGTTAAGCATTTAGATAGATTGCCAAGACTTCTATTAGTAACTTTAGTTTCACCATCAATATATAGGTGGAAGGTATTAGAGAAAAGATGTTTCATTCCTAATTTAACCCAAAGTGTCTTCTTGAAGTAACTgacaaatttgaaatttttttcatagatAATGGAAACTAGAATGCCATATAGCCGCACGATTTCTTTTGAGAACAGAGAAGCAATATGAGAAGCATCAAAGGTCTTTCATCAAGGAACAAAATGCACCATATAGGAGAATTGATCTACCACCACTATGATATAATCATTACCATGAACTGTCCTTGGAAGGCCAAGTGCAAACTCCATGCTCTAATCAAGCTAGGGTCTCTATGGAATTGTTAATGGAGTATATAGCCCAGTATTGTGCTTGTTTCCCTTGTTGAGTTGGCAAAATCCACACCTATTCACAACGGTGTTGATGTCCCTCATCAAGTTTGGCCAATAGAAGTAATCAACAACCAAAAAAGATGTTTTATCTTGCCTAAAATATCTTGTTCCATGCAACTATTAAACAATAAACTTCCTTAAAGACCCTTTAGAAACACATATACGACCACCCTTAGTCACATAGTCATATATTATTGCATAGTCCGATACTGGAATGGGAGGACTGTTGTGCAAAGAATCCCAAACTTACTTTAAATCTAAGTTTGTACTATAGTAGTTCTTCATTGAAACATCTTGAATGACTTGTTGAGAGAATGGCTAATGGATGAGGCATATGACTAAATGCATATGCTACCTTGTTCTCATATATAATCTTGTGTTTCATAACAAAGTTGAATTGTTGTAAATAACTTAACTGTTGAACATGTTTAGCACTCAAATTGTTTTGAGAATGTAAGTACTCTAAGGAGTAATGGTTTATAAATAGAATGAACTTGTGATGGATAAGGTTGGGCCTTCAATGCTTCAAAGTTTGAATAAATGCATACAATTCTAGGTCATGGGCTAAGTATTTCCTCCAGTATCATTCAATTTTAACTATAATATGCAATAGGATGTCTTGCCTGACTAAGCACACCTTTAATGCCTATGTGAGATGcatcataaaaaaactttaaaaacttGAGAGAAGTTAGGAAGTTTGAGAATAGGAGCCTCTGCCATCTTTTTCTTAATGTCTTTAAAGGTTTATGCTGCTGCAGAAAATCACTTAAATACTTTGGCTTTTAAACACTCTGTGATTGCAGCTATGATGGTACTAAAAGCttgaataaattaatgataaaaggTGGCTAGACCCTAAAAGCTtccaacttcaaaaaaaaaaaaattatggttctAGCCACTCTCTAATTGCTTGAATATTCTCAATGTTTGTTTCAACTTATTGTTAGAATATGATAAAGCCTAAAAAAATTCACCTTGGATTGAAGAAAAGAACATTTGTTAGGGTTAGCATAAAACTTCTCTTGTTATAGTACCTAGAAAATTTGTTCCAAATGTTTTTAGGTGTTCCTCCATAttctaattgaaaataaatatatcatcaaaTATACTACAACACACCTGTTTAGAAATGATTTTAAAGTTTGAGTCATCACCCCCGTAAAGGTGCTTGGTGCATTTGTTAGACCAAAAAATGCTTGTAA from Populus alba chromosome 8, ASM523922v2, whole genome shotgun sequence encodes the following:
- the LOC118042367 gene encoding disease resistance protein RGA2, whose translation is MADALVSKVLQQLTSAIENESALILGGKKKVEKLSTTLTAIRSVLIDAEKKQVKERSVRVWLEQLEAISYDLDDLLDEWNTKICEPKRMEIMDHHHSSLSKKMVRLSNFLSPCFCVNQLVMHRDIGSKMECIKERLDEVANEKDKYHFNLDGKTEEAERQETTPLIDVSEVCGRDFDKDTIISKLCEEFEEENCPHVVSIAGMGGMGKTTLAQLVFSDDKVTAHFEHRIWVCVSEPFDRIRIAKTIINAFDGVDAFDELHTYIWWQHSQEHLRKSVMGKKFLLVLDDVWTDDFRIWEPIKVPLKSGAPGSRILVTTRNEGVSKMMDASYMLPLGKLSPEDSWSLFSKFAFYGKSREDRDNLEEIGREIADKCQGLPLAVKSLGSLMRFKETKQAWENVLHSELWELEEAERGIFPHLLLSYHDLSSPIKRCFAFCAIFPRDHKIERDTLIQLWMAQGFLVPTGSVEMEQIGAEYFDNLVMRSFFQDLERDKDDFSIVACRMHDIVQSFAQFLSKNQCFVIEFDDNKVLELNTKARHMTLMGKEEQFHPVIFNLKNLRTLQVLQKNVKTAPPDLFHGMQCLRGLDLNHTSITRLPSAIGRLFHLRWLNLSGLNFVVLPDTICKLYNLLALKLHGCRRLRRLPRGLGKLINLRYLNIEETESLSVLPQGIGRLSNLRTLSKFCIGENGEGCNVGELKNLNHLRGHLEISGLEKVRDVNEVMEANLKNKEHLRSLDLAFSFGGQELITNVLEALQPHPNLEALLVYDYGGSILPSWMSLLTKMKDLKLLRCVNCKELPPLGKLPSLEKLLIGHLNNVKCVGVEFLGIDPVTDQNSVTESIVLFPKLKELTFRYMVEWENWDTTTITSAATRRTMPCLRSLSLYDCPKLKAIPEGLKQRPLEELIITRCPILEQQ